Below is a window of Actinomycetes bacterium DNA.
AAGTGCAGACGAACGCTGCCGGTGAAGTGACGGCGTTGGTGGTGGACGCTGATCCGTGTTCTGGGGATGTAACGTTTACGCCGCAGGAGCGAGGGGCGTTTGGTGGGGTAGTGACCCTTTCCCCACAAGGTTTCGCTCAAGAGACGGAAGTGGGGGTCACGGGTACGGGGGTGCAGGGCGAGTTGACGGCTGCCCCGGATGTGCTGTCGATTGGTGAGGTGCCGGTGGGTGGCACGGGCACGGAGTCGGTGACGGTGACGAACTCTGGTGATGGACCGGTGACGATCACGGGTGTGTCGTTGGAGCAAGCGGTGGGGTCGGGACTGTCGATAGCGGATGCGTCGGCGTGTACCGGCGGTGCGCTGGCTGTGGGAGATTCGTGTCAGGTGGAGGTGGTGTTTGCGGCGGGGTTCGACGCGTCGTTCCGGGGCGAGAAGGGTGCTGTGGTGACGGTGGCCTCGGATGCGGCTAATGGTGAGTTGCAGGTGCCGGTGACTGCGACGGGTACGCGCGCGGAGATTGACGTGAGTCCGAATCCGGTGGAGTTCACCGACACGTTGTCGGATAGCAAGACGGTGACGGTGAAGAACCCTGGTGAGGCGCCGCTGGTGGTGGATGCCAGCAAGGTGGCGGTGACCGGTGACGATGCGGGCTTGTTCTCGGTGGCTTTGGGCTGTTCGGGCACGGTAGAACCGGGCGGGTCGTGCACGATGACGGTGAGGTTCGCTGGTGAGGATGAGGGGTCATTTGCGGCGGCGTTGGTGATTCCGTCGAACGCGCAAGTTCCCACCGGTGGCGGCAAGCCCGACCCGGCGAAGGTGGCGTTGTCGGCGTCGACTCCTAATGCGGTGTTGACGGCGAAGAACACGAGTTTTCCGGTGACGGGGGTGGGGTCGGCTGCGACTCAGACGGTGACGGTGGTTAACGAGGGTGACTCAGCGACGACGGTGACGGCGGTTGCGGTTGACGGTGAGGGTTTCCGGCTAACGAACAGCGACGATGAATGTTCGGGGAAACGTCTGGGAGCTGGTGATGAATGTGAGGTGGGTATCCGATTCAAGCCGACTAGTGCAGATTCTGCTGCGGCTGACCTTCAGGTGACCCGGAAAGGGCAGTCCGGCCCGGATAGTTTCGGGTTGTCGGGTAAGGGGGCGTTCCCGGTGATGAGTGCGCCGGTGGAGGATTTCGGTCCGGTGCCGGTCGGGACCACTGCCAAGCAGAAGGTGAAGGTCACGAACACCGGTGAGGTGCCGCTGGAACTGAACAAGGTGAAAGGCTATAAAGGTGAGTTCGGCAAGAACCGGGACAAATGCCGGAAAGACACCCTCGCACCGAAGGAGTCGTGTTTCGTGCAGGTGTTGTTCACTCCGA
It encodes the following:
- a CDS encoding choice-of-anchor D domain-containing protein, whose protein sequence is VQTNAAGEVTALVVDADPCSGDVTFTPQERGAFGGVVTLSPQGFAQETEVGVTGTGVQGELTAAPDVLSIGEVPVGGTGTESVTVTNSGDGPVTITGVSLEQAVGSGLSIADASACTGGALAVGDSCQVEVVFAAGFDASFRGEKGAVVTVASDAANGELQVPVTATGTRAEIDVSPNPVEFTDTLSDSKTVTVKNPGEAPLVVDASKVAVTGDDAGLFSVALGCSGTVEPGGSCTMTVRFAGEDEGSFAAALVIPSNAQVPTGGGKPDPAKVALSASTPNAVLTAKNTSFPVTGVGSAATQTVTVVNEGDSATTVTAVAVDGEGFRLTNSDDECSGKRLGAGDECEVGIRFKPTSADSAAADLQVTRKGQSGPDSFGLSGKGAFPVMSAPVEDFGPVPVGTTAKQKVKVTNTGEVPLELNKVKGYKGEFGKNRDKCRKDTLAPKESCFVQVLFTPNQVGPRSTTITAVMNTAAAKERIALTGYGTQPVVTAGPVDFGDREVGTVTTKTAVIANTGDAPLRVEEVSVVDEKGRSRDEFDVKDASDCTDRAVKRRATCDIEVRFFPRDDTQSAALLKLTSNAAGSPNSVAVSGTGYTVITPEEVPSGPNGDHDGDGIPNKDDPDYQPNGDHDGDGIPNKDDPDYLEVAEVLVPPGPVKNLKAPAKKRTTTKFTATWQKAKKIGSAQPDGYLTRITKKGTSKKTSRAKKWTKWKTQDWVPAPNGKLSKKFKKLSPNSTYTVQVRAHNIAGNGKKTTIKVTTNRKGLPKKYGTG